The following is a genomic window from Vitis vinifera cultivar Pinot Noir 40024 chromosome 6, ASM3070453v1.
ATGGTTTTGGTGAGGCAATTGGTAGGGTGAAATTGAGTTGGGTGATGTAGGGATCCAAATAGAAGGAAATGAAATTTCACAGGTTTCTAGACATTCAATTGACCTCTTCTTCTCTGAAGTCTAATATCTCCTGAACAGAGAAATATGTCGTTAAAGTACGATTCACTATTTCCTCTCCTGATTACTGATTGTATCCCCTTATTTTGAAATTTGCTTGCTTCTTTTATATGGTTCAAAGTTATGAACTAGTCAGGCACTATAATATTGGAAAGAcgttcatttttttatgttatttactATAGCAATATGGAGTTTAATTTCAtctttcatgtttggttttggtTCTCGGTGAGTATTGggggaaaggaaaagaaaataaagaaaaaaatataagaaaaagtcTGGAAAATATCCTCCAGACTGTTGTTTAcgtaaaagttaaaataagaaaattgaattattaagacataatattttttaaatgcctTTTTCCCCTTAGAACCCCCTTTTGATTTGGCTTAGCAGCTATGCATGTAGTATACACGTGAAATATATTACTTATGCCAATATTCTTTCTAGGGTTTTGCTAAATCCAATAATCCCAAACCAGTTCTGCATTTGAATGATGATAAACCCATCAGCTCCCCACAAAAGGTAGACCAGTAAGAAGATTAGGTTAAATGAAGTATGAGACAAAGCTCAAAGCTTCTATTCCTGACACTCATTATTTACAGGTGACAGATTGGGATATACATAAGAAAAATACATGGTCATTCAAACAGAAGGGCCAGACCTCAGCACCTTCTCCAGCTTCTCGGCCTTGACGTAATCGTTCTCTGTAAGAGGCCCAGCAGGAAAAGGTGTGATTTCTACAATGAGGTGTGGAGTTGGGAGCTCGTCGAACAGGGCTCTCACATTGTTACAACAGACGCTTTCTCCATGGGCGCTTTCCCTCCTAATCTGACAACCCTACAAACACCACAGGAAAGAACCTCAGTAACAAGCATCCATCCTTGCATCACTTTCAAAAGGGTTTATCAGAGAGTTAATTAAATCAAAGTGAAGATATGGGAAATGGGATTTCTTGATTTTGTTTCATAGTCATGTTACCTTGTGGGAAGAGGCATCTATGAAATGATCATCATCTGACAGTAAGGATGCAATGGCTTTAAGAAGACGTCGCCCTTCAGATTTGGAGGGAACTCTGTAGTTCCTCCTAAGTGTACCCTTCGTTGTAGGATGCCATTTGCTCACTAATTTTCTTTTGTCGGATGCCTCCTTTTCTGATTAAGCAAAAAAACGCGGCTATTAATCAACAACCCATAAACagagaaaggaaaatcaaaagaatctcGAGTTGCCATAGCCTTGGCTAATCATTATAAACATTAGCTACATTAACCTATATGTAAGAACTGATAGGATTTTTCACTCCAACCTTCCCTAACCAGAATGATTTTAGCACAAATTCATCCTCCACATCAATCAACCTTAAACAGAATTCATTGCTCATCTTTTTTCAGCTTCCCTGTTTGGCAAACTGGAAGAAGACCAGACTACAAGTGAAGTCTAATATATTCCTATTCGCAGTCCTATTTAGGAATCCTCCATCTCAGTGCCACTGCTCCTAGGGAAGAATCACCAACAGGAATTGACAGTAACCCTGAGACACTCTCTCTATGTGAGAAGACCAACAGTGCATGACAGTTGGACCAGATAAACTATAATTTGCATAACATTGTCTGGAACTCTCTCATCTTTGGTATCACAAATTTCTTCTAATTAAGACAACGGACTCATGCAATATTATATGGAAAAGATAAAAGCAAATTGCATCAAGTCATAGAGACAGAATCCTTGTCTTATCTGAGAAACCCTGGGCTAGGAACACAGAGAGAGAGGAACAAATATACCACAGGAATCTAGACTGCAGTACAGTCCATGGCAACCTCTTTTCACCCTCTGCTCCAATATTAACATTTAACTTGGGAATCCATGGGATCAGATCAGAAAGTTCTACAATTACTACTTAGATTCCTCTGTTTCTTAAGAAAAGATAGCTTTATATAATAGAACCTAAAAGGATGGTCTTCAATAGGAAATACTAAAGTTGTCTGGACAAAAAACGTATATAACAACATCCAATTCTTTAAGTGCAATTTGCTAACTTGTTACGAAATTACTGGGTCAAGTAAAGAGGGATACATTGGACTTCTTTATTTCATCAAAACCACACCTTAAGTGCTATTTCCAAATTCCATTGGAGACTTGAGGTCTGAAATGCCTAAAAGAATTGCAAAGGACTATAATGCTACAATCAGCAAAAAACCCATGTGACATTCAAACCAGAAGAGTGTACTATAATAAGGCTTCAAGGGGGTGTTCAAGATCATAAAGAGCAAATGCATGTAAAAAGCGGTTTTCCTTTTTGTGAATACATTAACACCTTATCTTGGGCACTCACAAACAATGCTACCTAATTCAAGTTAGGTCCAATATTTCATCCCAAACCCAACCCTACTCAGTTTATAATAAGCCCAATTCCATCACAATAAGATTGGAATGAGGTAGGTTACCAAGTATACCTAGGTAAAAAGTTACTCATGTAAAGCATGTATGTAGTCTGTTCATATTACAAGATATATATGGTATAGGAATCATGAAAATGACTAACCATTGCCTAAACCCAAACCCAATCTGGTTTGATTGCCACTTAAACCAGGAGGTAGAGAGAATGGAACAGAATAGATAAGGAAAGAAGTAGAGAGAATGGAATATCTTCAACTTAACACTAAAAAAGCCCATGGCAAATATTAGAGATCGATATGCGCAGACAAAAGCATTTTTCCAATGAATGAACCTTAAACTGTAATCTTTTGCCCAGAACTAAACAATGCCAGTAAACCGAGCTTCATAAGAAAGGGAATCCCCCCAACCCCCTTCTTCCTCCTGTCAACCAAAATAATCAAGAGCATGAACATGCCATGGAGACTAAATAAGCCTAGCACAAACTGTACATTAATCAGACAGGTATATTGCCCAATCTCCATTtgaaaaaacaaccaaaaaaaaaaaaaaggaaaggatcTAAGCTTGCATCCAATATATCCCATATATCAAACCCTCCTATccttaaatatctaaaaatgtgATTGTGATTTCCTAGTTCccatttaatttcaaattatataaaccacaacaacaataatattgAACTTGGCACAGAACTTCATCATAATCTTGACGATTCCATCCTCATCAATCTCCATTACTTGTAGACACAAATGTAAATTTCTCTGAGATAATTATAAAGTTCGTAAAACAAAGGGATTAATATTGACTTCTACTCTTAAACTTCAATTAGTCATCCCTAATCAATTATCCACCAAAGAACGTGAAATTGaacgaaaaaaaagaaaaagaaaaaaggtggaACTTTGAGAGCTCATGcaacaatataaacaaaatgtCAAGACAGtattatcaaataaacaaaattcagtaagaactaaaaaaaaggCAAACCCACAAACCTGGATTTCTTTGTAAGCTCTCAAGCCACTTAGAGAACCCCAGATCACCAgcaccatcaccattaccatcacttTCCAAatctacaaaaaataaataaatccatgAAAACCCATCAAACCCTACCTCGATTAAAAACTAAAGCACACCACCAAACCCAAAAGAAGACAAAATCTGAACCTGAGACAAATGGGTTTGCTTGAGATCCAGCTAAACCAGCCTTCAAGAGAGCATAGAACACGCAAATCCTACTAGCCCATAAAACAGGGGCCTCAAGCAAGGAAGCATGAGTGCTACCAGTGGGTGTTCTGCTCCTCAAATACACCAATGTTTTGGTGGGACTGATCCCAAAACCTGGAAGGAAGGTCTTTGGAAGCAAAGTGGTTGGATTGAGACTGTTGAAATTGGAATATATGGTGTATTGGGAAGGTGATGTGAAAGTGGGTTGTACAAAGCAGAGAAGCATCTCTCTATAAACTGAAAATGGAGAGACAGACGGTACCTGTGAAGAGTTGACAGAAGATGGAGAGGTGATGAAGTCGAAGGCAATGCCCACCATTGTGATATACTAGGATGGAGTTGGATATGCACAAACTGAAAACGACGTCGTTATGATGATTAATGGATCCTGCCTTCGAGATATTATTGGGAATAAGATATGGATTTGTGGGACCCAACCCAACACGTACACTCCATACTTCTCCTGCCACGTCATCAGGACAATTAAGAAATCCGCATAAATggttttttgtttcattcaGTTAGcgataaataaaaaagtaaattaaatataatttgagAATATTTATCAGCCAATTACAAAAATGGTATCATAGCAAAATTGTCATATCGTCCATACAAATTAGTCACCTTTTTATATTCGgatcaaatttttgttttacgtTCGGTTGGTTTACCAAAAAGTGCTGCATTGTGCCAAACATGAAACTAAGATCAATTTacgttttctaaaaacacttatGAATCATTTTCAAAACCAGTTTTCAATTCCTTTCACAAACAGAagcttaaatataaatataaaaaacaatttttacaattttatatccaatgttaaaattaataaaatagtttctatatttttaattattgacttaaatttttttaatttccagaCAGACaatagattttattttcaactCTGGCCATGGTTAAGGGGCAACAGTCTCTTCTCTCTCAGCTTTTGTAAGCTGCATAGAcatccaaaaattaaaaataaaaaaaaaaaaaaaaatcagggaTGAAACTCAAGATCTTCAAAGGgcattataataataataaaaaaggtaaaaataaaataaatgaggaaTAGGATGTGCCTCACACTTCTCTAAAATTTTGCAGGTTGAGAAGTCTGGACATGAAAGAGGTTCACTGCTGTTGATCCCTTGCTCTTTGTacacagcagcagcagcagctcACCTGTGTTTGATTATGAGGGATTTATGTgaacataatttaataatttacaaaCATTTGTGAATACCATTGATGAGTGGGGTAATCACAAGATTCATAAATATGCAATCTCTGGCTTCCTAAAAACCATATATGATATAATCTGAAAGGAACTAAGAGAAAAGGGCCTTTCATTGTGTTTCCACAACATGAGGGAACAGCTATGAGCACTCTCCAAGACACACATTGAAGCAACTTTGTATAGCAAAACTATGAGCTCATTCATATCTTTACAAATCGAACATCGTTCTGCCCAAATGCAGTTCCACAAGCTGGGCACTTGCGATGCCGGATCTCTAGATTTCTTTGGATGCATGGATTGCAGAACAGATGATAGCACTTCACGATTACGACCTGCCCAACAGAAAGCAAAAACCATCAGCACAGCACAACATCTGTACATCCAGACAGACTGATGGGGAAGATGGTAGACTGGATTTGCCTCTAAAAAAGTTACTAATCTGAGATGAATTGCATTACTTGAAGAGCAGAGAGGGGAAATGAATCCAACAACTTATGAAAACGTAAATCACTATAAGGTTTACCTCCTTTGGCCGGTCAAAACACACACCGCATTTCAGAATTGCCTTGCCATCCTTGATTTCATCTTGTAGTTTCTGTATTGCAGCCTCCCCACTCTCAGAGCTCATCTCAGCAATCTCCCTATTCAATTCCTTCAGCTCTTCTTCCAGCTTCAGCCTCTCACTTCTAGTTTAACAGGATACCATATGTCAGATACAGATTTCAGTCATCAGAATGACCAGATGAAAAAGAGCAATTCTACATGAGATTCTATAACCAACCCAAACTCTATAAGGCTAATCAAATGAGGAATAAAATGGTAACATATGTTCATAGCAGATTTCATGTGTTGCCTAAAAGGAACTTCACAACCCTCATTCAAGGCAATTCTGTTCTCAGATCACCGTGGCCACAGTAATTTTGCCAGTCACTAAAATACCCGGCAGAATACAACCTAGATCaaccaatattttatttctttgaagCTGATTTTAACACAAAAGGTCCATCAAGATAAGGACCACCACCTGGCCTCACACAGCAAGGACTCCACATGAATAAGTGTAAAACCAGAAGCTCCATATTAAACCATTGAACTTAAATGTGTTGGGAAAAGCACCTTTCATTGTCCAATTCCATTTGAACTTCCTCCTTTTTCCGCTGGATCTGCTCATATTCCTTCTCGGAAGAAGCAAGAGCAGATTTCAGCCACTTCAATTCCTTCTCAGCATCAGCCAATTCCCACTTTGCGGTTTCCAGGCTGACTGCAAGGTGTCTGTCTTCTTGAGTATATTTTAAAGCCTCTGCCAGACAAACTTTCATCTGCAAGGTACATTCTGGTTGGAAATGGAAAAGGATGACTAGTGGTAAAGTTGTCTGAAGAGTACAAAGAAACCTTACCTGCTCTTCGCTCTGGGCAATCCTCATTTTTAAAGATTCTAGTGCATTGTTGACTTGTTGAAGCTGCTTAGCTAAAGCCTGCTTCTCCGAGAGTAGAAAACTCTGCATTTGCTTTGTCTTCACACTCTCAGAAACCAGCTGCAGCATGACACCAACAACACAACCATGGCAAAACTAGCTAAGCATCCAACATGGAAattgataaaagaaagaaatcataaCAATTTAGCAATCAACGCAGAAAATTACACCACAGACCTTGATATTGTAATCATCCCTCTCAGTCACCTGCTGCAGCAGATGTTGGTTTTGTGTCTGCATATCTTCATATGCTTGACCAATAgtctaaaggaaaaaaaataaaaaatcaattagtgAAACCAACAAAAGGAAGAAAGGAACAGGAAGGGAGGAAGAAAACAATGGAAACTGgccagaaaagaaaatttgcatATTATTAGGAGACCTCAATTTCGGAAATATAAGCTTCTGCTTCCACATCTTTAATTCTAATGGCCTCCTTAAGCTCCAAAACATCCCTGCATGCAATTTAATAGCATAACATTCTCAATAAGGAAACTTTTCTAGTGCATTTTTACAACCCCACCTCCGCAATGCCAACCACTTcccacaaataaataaatataatgttaTTCACAAATTTAATACTTGGTTCTACAAGGTGGGAGCACAAGCTGCAGTGTCATCAATATTTAAGGCATATCAGGCTTGCAGCAAGAGAAGCAAACAGTGCATTACaaacttaaataatatatacatatatgtgtgtgtggGTGTAGAAAAGAAAGGTTAAACCTTGTATCTtgtctctctttttccttttttttccaaaccaaaataaaaaagtatcaTTTTAGAATTCAATAGACATAAGAATTCTTATTTGACATACTATATGGGAGAAGCAAATTCAATTTCATATTGATCAGTTCAAACAATTAAGTAATGGAAATCattaatttcatattataattagatttttttcgAGTCAGGATGATTATTCTAAAAATGGACTATTTATTTGGtgcacaaaataaaaattgaatatattattGCAAAGATGAGCAGAAGCTGTTGAAAGACAGGCACAACTTCTACTGCAACTCCACTTCCCTTCAGATAAATTAAGGGCTcaaaaaaagataattaaaaaaacaagattCTTCTGCATTTCCTCCAAAAAGCCTTTTCTATCCTCTGGCCCAGCCTGGCCATCTACTCAGGCTGTTTGTTTCATCaattgttgatttaaaaaagaTGTGCACTTGCACTCAAATATGCAAATCCATATTATATACCCTACATCCATTCCCCCTCcagtaaaaaaggaaaaagtgctGCCAGAAAGACAAAgattatcataatataaattgaaataagtgttaccaaaaaaactaaagaattaTCAGGCAACAGAACATATCCTAAAGTAACATGGTAGAATGGTGGGAAACCACAGATCATACAGCTGTAAATATCCCCAAGAAGATGGTTTAGCTTGACATGACCATATTAGACCTCAACAGTGTCTAATGCTGTTAAAGGTATGGGGCGAGTCCTGATGTTGTTATAACTCTCAGATGCACCAATCAAAGAAAAGCATCCCATTAGTAAGACAAGATCAAGTATCATATCCATTTTCTTTTAGGTTAACACCTTTCAAATGCTTTCCTATTGTTGACTACAAACAGATATCAAATAACACCCCCCAAAAAAATGATGGTAAAGATAAAACTTCAGACATGAATTATAATGCACAACACATCTCTGTTCTGAAATTTTTAGCCTTTTTGCTATACCCAATGGGTGCCAAAAGGAGTAGAGGAAAAGTCAGTCtccataatgaaaaaaaatcaccagAGACATTTCACCAAATTAGCTTTTTCGTAATGTTCACTCTTGGAAAGAAGAATGACACAGAATTTGTCATCACCATAAATACAAGTGATTCTTTTCCTATAAGCTAATTAATTGCCTTCACAAAACCCAAAACCTCAAgcaatgagaaaagaaaaaaaaatgaatgaagaacAAACCTCTCAGAAGCATCCAGTTTGGCTCTTAAATCAGCTATTTCTGCTTCGGCAGCAGAAAGCCTTTGTTGGCAAGCAGCCTCAGCTTCATTAGCAGCCTTCACTCGCAGTTCCAGACTGTGTTCATCTAGAGCATTTCTCAAAACTTCAGCTTGCATGTGAGCTTTATGTTCTGATTCTTTGATTTCCATCAAGTCCCTGGAATTCAATGTTTAAGGCCTAAATATATCAGGAGGACAATATGCTTCATAAGCCATCTACCCGTAGTTCTATGCTATTTATAAATtgtctacatttttttttcccaaataacCATCTTTcaattgttatttaaaaatgagaCCCCTTCTTCCTCTAGGCTTTAtacttgtttaaaaattttaattaatttcattcattatcaCAGACAATTAATCTTTCACCCAAAATCAATGCAATGTAATACTAATTTGCCTTCCTTCTCACATAGTGAGCACCTCAAAACCAGTGAAATATTCATCACTTACTTCTCTAAATTTTTgattcatgttttattttttacttaatttactAACGATTACATGTAATCTATCCCcttatttctcatatttttctatACATTTTATCATTCTAAATATATCATGAAGTACTTTTTCTCTATACAttctataattcaaaattaatgtagttaatgatattaataatttCAGAAATCATCGAATAAATGATATTACAGATGATCTGGTGCTGGTAAGAAATTGCCAGTAAGAAACTAATGCATTAGCACTGACAAAAAAACATCAGTGCTCTCTTTCTATTATACATTATCAAttctttttcaacatttttttttgataggtcaatttctttttcaacatgttctttatgttttctaattaaattaataaatgcccTTAAATCACTCCAGCCATATAAGATTGATGTTTTTGATGCTCCCATCAACTAATCTTTGTTGCCGAAGAACTATAATCATCCAAAGCAAAATGGCTATAATGTTGTTAATTTAGGGCTTGTTTGgcatcaaaaatgaaaatagttctttttttttttaaagcatcctcattttttaaaaataaatatttttgtttttgaattgtaTTTAATCTTCAAAGTGCTTCTATATTTTAAATAGTTAGCACAACATTTTAACATGGTAGATATGCATGAATCAGCTGGTCAATAGGAAGTGGATCATGCCACTTTTTGTCCCAGGTTATGGTGTTCTCACTTCTAAACAACATCAACAATATTCAGACTTGGTGCTTAAATGATCAAGATTTACAGTGCAAGGACAGTGCAGCAAGACTGCCAATGAAACCACTATTCAGACAAATATATTTCAAGCATATAAAAACTTCTACTATTAAATTGTTGCCATTGCTCAGACCTATGTGATTCTCCTCAGGATGACAATGTTAGTATTAGCATTGACATTCTTGGGGCACAAAGAAACCACTAGAAGAGCATGCAtgtttttttcctattttttaaacTGCATTATACTCCAATTCTATTTGCTTCTTGAATAAATGTGCATATGGAGTACCCTCAAACCATTGTACCTGTTATCATAACTTTCTTGTCCATGCATATCCACGAAGATCTGCAGTTCCAATTTTCCCTTTTGCAACTTCTCAATCTGCAACATCCACCTCCATCAGTTGAGGGCATTACCTAATTTAGCTTGTTACAATACAGTCCATTACAGCTTCAAAgttaatattcttttaaagGGGTTTTTGTATTAGTAACCCTCAGCTTTTTGTGTTTAAGCATGTAtctccttgtttttttttttttttcatttttactaatattattttcaaaagggaTTTTACATTGCTGGATTTTATATATTTCCTTAGAGCCTGTTTGGGAACTCTTTTCCAAACTTGAAACAAGTTTGGtcattttttgacaaaaaacaatattttgagAACTTGTCAAATAAGGTGTTTTTTTATGACATATTCTAATtgttttaagttgttttcacttgttttccactggctgttttttttaaaaaaaattgttcaaatgTGGAGAATAATTGAAAGTAAAACATTACaaacaaaagttatttttaagaaatatttaaaaacatagaaaacaggTTGAGAACATTCCAAGTTCTCAAACAtattattgttttagaaaacataaaagaaaatgtcaagttcccaaacagacttttgtcatagaaaacataaaagaactatttttgaaaactgttataAAAAACTGCTTTTTaagaactgtttttgaaaacattctcAGACAAGCCCttggttttcatttttgtatttgataCCACATATTATGCAGATATCTTGTGTTTGCAAGCCAACTACACTATATACTCATAATTTGATAGTCCAAGATTAAATGTAATCAAATACCCACATTGATTTGTGAGACCGTGTCCATGTACAATTAataatggaaaaggaaaagacaaataaatagACTATATTGTTCATTGGGAAT
Proteins encoded in this region:
- the LOC100250156 gene encoding uncharacterized protein LOC100250156; the encoded protein is MVGIAFDFITSPSSVNSSQVPSVSPFSVYREMLLCFVQPTFTSPSQYTIYSNFNSLNPTTLLPKTFLPGFGISPTKTLVYLRSRTPTGSTHASLLEAPVLWASRICVFYALLKAGLAGSQANPFVSDLESDGNGDGAGDLGFSKWLESLQRNPEKEASDKRKLVSKWHPTTKGTLRRNYRVPSKSEGRRLLKAIASLLSDDDHFIDASSHKGCQIRRESAHGESVCCNNVRALFDELPTPHLIVEITPFPAGPLTENDYVKAEKLEKVLRSGPSV